Genomic DNA from Pseudofrancisella aestuarii:
TTCTCGTTTTGTTCAAGAACTTTATTTTGAGGAAATTTCTAAAAATAAAAAAGAGAGTATATTCCTTGATTTGTATAGCGATAAAATATGTTTATATTGTTTCTCTTCTAAAGGAGAGCTTATAGATTATCAATTAGTACAAATTTTTGATTTAAAAATAAATGATACTAATTATGTAGATGAGGTTGTTCAATTATTGCTTAGATTCATAGATTTCTTGGCTCTAGATGTTCAAGGTGAATCTTTTGAAAGTACATTTAACAATCAAGATAAAAAAGTTTATATTTTTGGCTTAAAAAAAGGGCTTAATTCTATCTTTGAGTCTATAAAATCCTTGGTTGAGCTGGATTGTGAACTTCTTGACCCCTTTCTTTTCGTTAAGAAGAATTCTCAAAATGAAATTAAAGATTCATACAAATATGTTATGGCGACAGCTATTGCCATGAGGGAAGAGTTGTAATTATGATATCTATTAACTTTATTAGAGGAAGATGGCAAAAGCAATTGGTTCTATATTGGATTATAGATGTTGCCTTTATAGCTTTAATATCATTTGTCATAATGTATGTTGTTTCTATTATTGCATATTGGCCAACTAGCTTAAAACTTGAGACTAAAGATTATGCTCAATCAAAAGTAATGCAGTTATCTAAAGAAATAGCTGGATACACTGAAATGAAAAAACGTAGAGATTTGCTTCTAGATACCGCAGATGATTTTGCACGTATACAGAAAAGTCAGTATTACGTGCTTCTAGGTATTGAGAATATATCACAAGCAATTCCGGATGGGATATACCTTGAAAATCTTAAATATATTGAGAAAACAAAATCAGTTGTTTTGACGGGTCAAGTTTTAAATCTGAAATTATTGTCAGACTTTATTAAAAGCTTAGAAACAAAATTTGGTCTTAAAAAAGCGGAATTAACAAATTTAGGACCAGAAAAACAAGGTCAAAGAAGTTTTATTATATCTCTCAATTTTGATAAAGATAATATGGTAGGAAGCTAACATTATGATAGAAAAATTAAACTCTTTACTATCACACAAATATGTTAAGAAAGTTCTTTATATGAGATTAAGAATTAGGTTGCTAGTTACTTTAATCTTGTTTGTGATGTTTTTGTTTATTTTTTATATGATGTTTGTTTCGCCTGTTATTATTGAAGGTGAAAAAGCAGATTTAGAGACAGGTGCTTTAAAGGCTAGAATTGTTTCTTTGATAAGAAAGGAGAAAGATCTTAAAGAGCTAGAAATAGAAGTCAAAACTTTAGAAGAGCATAATGAGAAAGAAAGGATAACTATTCCAGAGAAACTTTCTGTTCCAGAGTTTCTTTCAATCCTTAGTGATAATATAAAAAAGTCAGGTGTTAATGTTACGGAGTTATCTCCAATAGGTGTAGAAAAAGATAAAGAGCTAGATTTATATGCACTTAATTTTAGAGCTACTGTTACTGCGACTTTTGATAATATGATAAAGCTCTTTGTTGCATTGCTAGATATGCAACAAATTACGATTATTACTAATATGACTATAGCTAAAGGAAACGGTAATGTTTTAACGATGAATTTTGATTTGAGAACTTATAGTAGGACGGGAGTATGATTTTTGCTGTAATTTCTAGTATCAAATTAAAAAATATATTAAGATTTTCTTTATTTATTTTTTTAATGAGTGTTTATGTATCAACATATGCTAGCACAAATAGTCAATTCGTAGATATAGACAATATGATAATAAATAATAAAAAAACTTTAAAAAGTACAGAAAAGTTAATTATGCCTGATTATGGTGTGGATATTGTGACTTTCGAAAGGCTATCTAAAATAAGAAATATTTTTAATTTAAGTCATGAGCTTCCTTTCCAAAAGAAAGAAACTAGTGCTGGACAAATGAGAGAGAAGAAAGAAGCAGATATTCCAGAAGAATTGCAACAATTAATGACAAAGAAAAAGACCTTTTTAGAAAATTTCCCAATTAATTCATTTCGATTTAAGGGTAGTGTTTATCAAGGAGATAAAGATTGGGGGGTTATAGAGTCAAGTAAAGACACGAAGCTTTATTATCTAAAGGAAAATGACCCAATTGGTGAAAGTTATGGGATAGTTAAATCTATTGGAAATGATGGTATTGTTATCCAAGAATGGAAGAAAGATACTTTAAACAATACGTGGAAGAAAACTGATTTTGTTTTACATTAAAGGAAAAAAATGTTTTTTAAGAAAAAATTTTTTATTATAAGTATTTTATCTATATTTATTTTTAATTTGGAGCTTAATGCTTTTGCTGCTGATACAACTTCTTCCAATATGGATAGTAGTCAAGATATGGGTGTTGGTCAACAAAACGCCGAAAAAAGTGGAATAGTCGGAAGAGAAGCAAATGTAAGCGATACTAGTAAAAAAAATACAAAATATCACATTAAAAATATTGAATTCCATCGTAGCCTAAATGGTGGTGCAGTATTGGGATTAGTATTTGATACTGAAGTAGGTAGCTATTCAAACTTTAAAACTGAGCTATCAAAAGATGGCTATACTATGAAAATAACCTTAAAAGATACTAGTATTTCAGATAGTTGGATTAGTGATATGAATACTACAGTCTTTAATACAATAGTAGATTCGATAAAAATATCTCATCCTAACAATAAGAGTGAAACAGTATTTGAAATACATTCTTTAGATAGAATAGCATTTTCAGATAATAGAAAAGCAAATGTATTAGAATTTAAATTTGATAGGCAAAAGAGTAGGGTTGAAGGCTTTAACATTTATGAACCAATAACGGTTTCATTTAAAGATACTCCTATAGAGACAGTATTGCAGGTTTTGGCTGAGTTTGCGGGTTTAAATTTGGTTGTTAGTAGTAGTGTTAGAGGAAACATATCTATAGATCTTAAAAATGTTCCTTGGAATGAAGTTATGAACATTATTCTTGTAAGTAAAGGTTTGGCTACAAAAAAAATGAATAGTATCCTATATGTGGCACCAGCACCGGAAATAGCTGCCCAGGAACAGTTGGAGGTTCAAACTAAGAGATCTTTAGAAAATAATGCTGTATTGATAACAGAGTTTATCCCTTTGAATTATACGACAGCAACATCTGCACAGACTGTTATTACCTCTATGGCTAATCAAAATGGAGGAATAATGTCTTCTAGAGGAAGTATAACTTCTGATGTTAGAACTAATACTTTAATTGTTACAGATACCGAAGCAAATATTCCCAAAATAAAAGAAGTAATTAAAGAAATAGATGTTCCGAATGATCAAGTGCTTGTTGAGGCTAGAATAGTTGAGGTTAGTAGAACTGCAACATTAGACTTAGCTTTTAACTATACTATAAAAGGACCTGCAGGCACTTTTGATTTTGCGATAAATACCTTTGATTCGACAGCAATTACAGCTGATATGGTCTATGGTAAATTTGGGGGTACAGTTGGAAATGGTGTTTATATTGGTATGGAAATAAAGGCTCAAGAAACAGAAGGAAATGCTAATCTTGTTTCGTCTCCACACCTAATTGTTTCAAATAATGAGACAGCTTTTATTAAACAAGGTACAGATGTTCCATATAATCAAAGTACTGCTTCAGGGGCCGCATCAGTTGCCTTTCAAGAAGCTGTTTTAGAGTTGCAGGTGACTCCACAAATAGCTCCTGATGGGTATATGATAATGGAGCTTTTAGTTACTAAGAACTCGGTGTTACCAGGAAAAGAGGGTCAGCCACCTCCAATTGAAAAAAGAGAAATCACTACAAAAATTATGGCTAGAGATGGTCAAACAATAGTTATAGGTGGTATATATGATAAAGAGGAAAGAGAGACTCAATTAAAGGTGCCTTTATTAGGAGATATCCCATATATAGGATATTTGTTTAGTAATACTCATATTGAAAATACAGATAAAGAGCTATTAATATTTATAACTCCTAAAATAATAGAAAGAGAAGTTGTTTAAATAAATTCTTATTGAAAAAATAGAGAGTTTTAGGTATTTTATATAGTCTACGATTTTAAGATATAAAAGGTGTGATTAGTAACTACTATCACTGTGTATAATCAAGTAAGCTTTAAGAAAAATAATGATTAGAACAAAAAATATCTTTTTAATAGGACCTGTTGGTGCAGGTAAATCTACTATAGGTAAGCAATTAGCTAAAGAATTAAAACGTGAATTTATAGATTCTGATAGCGTGATAGAAGAAAAGTGTGGGGTTGATATAAACTGGATATTTGATATTGAAGGTGAAGAAGGCTTCAGACAAAGAGAAAAAAGTGTTATAGCTGATATTCTAACTGAAAAGCAAAATATCGTTTTAGCAACAGGTGGTGGAGCTATTTTAGATGCTGATACTAGATCGTTACTTTCTTCAAGAGGTAAGGTTGTATATTTACAGGCAACGATAGAGCAACAGCTTGAGAGAACGTCAAAAGACACTAAAAGACCCTTGTTAAGAGTTGATGATAGAGAAGGTGTGCTAAAACAACTTATGGAAGAAAGAGAACCTCTTTATAGAAGTATAGCCGATGTTGTTGTAGAGACTAATGGAGCAACAGTAAAAAACATAGTTAGTAAAATTTCAAACTTCTTAGTCGAAGAGTCTCCTCTGTGATAACAAAACTTAATGTTCAGCCAACATCTAGTAAAAATTATGAAATTATTTTAGATAGTGAGCTAGATTTTTCTTATATCTCAAATTTTATAAATCAAAAGCAAGTTCTTATAGTTAGTAATACAACAGTAGAGAAGATTTATCTTGATAAACTTCTAGATTCTATAAAAGCAGAAGTGAAAGAAGTCAGTATTTGTATTTTAGATGATGGTGAAGAGTTTAAGTCTCAACATAGCTTAGATAAAATAATAAATTCTTTACTTGAGAATAACTATACAAGAAGTTCTACTATGCTTATTGCATTAGGTGGAGGAGTTATCGGGGATATAACTGGTTTTGCAGCATCTATATATCAAAGAGGAGTAGATTTTATTCAAATACCGACTACTCTTTTATCACAAGTAGATTCCTCAGTTGGGGGTAAAACTGCAATAAATCATCGATTAGGCAAAAATATGATAGGTACATTTTATCAGCCTGAATTAGTTTATACATCTCCACAATTTTATAAAACTTTGCCTGAAAGAGAATATATCTCAGGAATGGCAGAAGTAGTTAAATACGGCTGTATATCAGAAAGTTTTTTTAACTTCTTGTGTGAAAATATTGAGTTGATCAATAAAAAAGATTCAAAAACTCTAATAGAGATGGTTAAAAAAAGTTGTGAGATAAAAGCGCAAATAGTGGCAGTAGATGAGCATGACCTTACTGGCACAAGAGCTCTTCTAAATTTTGGACATACATTTGGGCATGCTATTGAAAAATGCCAAAAGTATAAAGGCTTAAAGCATGGAGAGGCTGTCGGTGTTGGTATGTACATGGCTATGGATTTTTCTAGCTTCCTAGGTTTAATTAATAAAGACATTATAGAGAAAGTTTCTAAACTATTACGAGTATTCAACATTCCTTCTGAGCTTCCAAAAGAAATAAGGCAAGAAGAATTTTATAATGCCATGTTATTAGATAAGAAAAATGATAAGGGTGAAATCAAATTTATACTTATGAGTAGTATAGGCAGCTTAGAAGTTATAAAAGTTGAGGAAACTCAAGTGAAAAAGTTTCTAAGCAAATACTTCTAAATATTATTATTGTTTATTTTCAACTAATCTTTTAGTTGCTTTTTGAAGTTGCTCCCTATAATAATCAAGATTTTTAGCGGACTCTTCTTTTAATGATTTAATTTGCTGTCTTAAAAAAGTTATTTGATTTTCTAAATTTTCTTTCAAGTCAGACAATCTCTGTTTACTTTGTTCTTGAATTAAATCTGAGTAAGATCTTGCATCTTTAGCAAGTCTTTCAGCAGTCTCTCTTCTGATGCTTTCTTTTATTAAAGCTGAGTATAGTTTTTTTACTTTCATTTCTTCATTATGTTCATTAAGAATAGTTGACCATTCTTCAGATACATTTTTAAACAATTCTAACTCATCAATACTATTTAAAATACTTATTAAACTTTGATTATCATTTGCCATTATTAGTCCTTATTTAAATGTAATATTTAGGCGAAAAATATGAATTTTAGTAACTTTTTTGAAAATAAAAAGTCTTATTCCAGAAATAATACATAAATGATTAAATAATTAAAAGAATAAATCCTAAATAAAATTAAATTTACCCTCTTGGATATAGCCTGTAATAGGTATAGACTTTATACGAACACATGTAAATATAGTAAATTTAATGTTAATAAAAAGTGATAATCCAATATTTTATTCTTTAGATAAAATAAAATATTCAGCAAGAAGAGGTATGCTTGAGTTAGATATAATGCTTAAGCCTTATTTAGAAGAAAAATATATAAAAGAATCTATTCAGGATAAAAAGTTATTTATTGAGTTTTTAACTTCTGAAGATAATGATATGTTTGATTGGCTTTTTAGAGGTGTTAAATCTCCAGCTAAATTTGAATCTTTAGTGAAAAAAATAATAAAAACAAAAAAAGAATATAACGAAGTTAATTTAAGTAAATAAGAGGTGTTATGAACAAATTATTAAATCATAGTGGGAAATATGAAATTTCTTCTGGAATTATGAATATCTCAAATTTTTGGCTTATTAATGAAAAAGAAGCTGTTTCAAAACTTGTTGAAAAGGCTGAAATGGATAGTATTCAAAAAGCAAAAGTAAGACAAAGGGCTTATGATTTAGTTGCAGCAGTTAGGAAGAATAGGCTTAAAAAATCTGCGATAGATGCTTTTATGATTGAGTATGATTTATCTTCAGAGGAAGGTATTGTGCTTATGTGTTTAGCAGAAGCCTTATTAAGAATTCCTGATACATACACTGTAGATTTACTTATTAAAGATAAACTAACTAGTGCAGCATGGAAAGAGCATGTTGGAATGGAAAAGCATTTGTTCGTAAATGCAGCTACTTGGAGCTTGATGCTAACAGGTAAGATACTTAGAGATAATAAAAAAAGAAGCTTTAGGAAAGTTTTCCAATCTTTTGTTAAAAAGACTAGTGAGCCTGTAATTCGTAAAGCGATGAAACAAGCAATGAAAATAGTTGGTAAGCAATATGTGCTTGGCGAAACAATTGAAGAAGCATTAGATGTATCTCAAAAGAAGGTTGAGAGAGGCTATACATATTCTTATGATATGCTTGGCGAAGCAGCGATGACTATGGAAGACGCTGATTATTACTATAGCCAATATGTGTATGCTGTAGAGAAGCTTGCAAAGTATGCAAATAATCCATTAATTAAAGATAATCCGGGAATATCTGTTAAGTTATCTGCTTTACATCCAAGATATGAAGTGGCTAAGCATGAAAGAGTTCATGAGGAGCTATATCTTAAACTATTAAATTTAACTCAATTAGCTAAAGAATATAATGTTGGCATGAATATTGATGCTGAAGAAACTGAAAGATTACAAATTTCTTTAGAATTAGTCGAGAGATTAGCTCATGAACCATCTTTAGAAGGTTTTGATGGAATTGGTATAGTTGTCCAAGCATATCAAAAAAGAGCTCCATATGTTTTAGATTATTTAGCTAATCTTGCTAAAAAAACTAATCGTAGATTTATGATTAGATTAGTTAAAGGGGCTTATTGGGATGCTGAAATAAAACATGCTCAAGAACAGGGGCTTGAAGGTTATCCGGTATTTACTCGTAAATATCACACAGATGTTTCATACCAGGCTTGTGTAAAACAGTTATTCGAAAATTCAAAATATATTTATCCACAATTTGCTACTCATAATGCTCAAACAGTAGCTGTAGTATTAGAACTAGCTGAAGGTAGTACTGATTTTGAATTTCAATGTCTACATGGTATGGGCGATGCTCTATATGATAATGTTGTTGGTAAAGAAGAATATAATGGAATTCCATGTAGAATTTATGCTCCTGTTGGTGGACATAAACATTTATTAGCATATTTAGTTAGAAGACTTTTAGAAAATGGAGCAAATAGTTCGTTTGTAAATAGAATAGTTGACGAAGGTTTACCAATAGAAGAGCTAATAGAAGACCCTGTTAAAAAAGCTATAGATCATGGTTGTGGTCAACACCCAAGTATTCCTTATCCAAAAGATATACTTGCACCTAGATTAAACTCAAAAGGGCACAATATAGAAGATTTTGCACAATTAGATAAGATGTATGCAACTATAGCTAAATATACAGATAAGAAGAATTATAAAGCTAAGTGTATTATTGAAGGTTTAAAGGTCGGTAAGGATAATATAGAAGATGTAATAAATCCTAATACTAATGAAGTAATAGGATGTGTATTAAATGCTGATTCAGAAGCTGCAATCAAAGCTTTAAAAGAAGCAAGAAGAGCATTCCCTGAATGGAATGAAACTCCTGCTGAAACAAGGGCACAAATTTTAGAGAAGTTTGCTGATTTATTAGAAAAAGAAACTGAACAGCTTATAGCAATTGCTATGATAGAAGCTGGGAAGACTTTAGCAAATGGAATTGATGAAGTTAGGGAAGCTGTTGATTTTTGCCGTTACTATGCGGCACAAGCTCGTAGAGAGTTTGGAGCACCAATAGAAATTCCAGCTTTAGCAGAACATCTAAAACAGCTTGAGCTTAGTGGAAGAGGGCCAATGGTTTGTATAAGTCCTTGGAACTTCCCATTAGCTATATTCTTAGGACAGATTACAGCTGCTTTAGCTGCTGGTAACACAGTGGTTGCAAAACCAGCAGAACAGACACCTATTATTGCTTATAAAGCTATAAAGCTTTTATA
This window encodes:
- a CDS encoding PilN domain-containing protein, translating into MISINFIRGRWQKQLVLYWIIDVAFIALISFVIMYVVSIIAYWPTSLKLETKDYAQSKVMQLSKEIAGYTEMKKRRDLLLDTADDFARIQKSQYYVLLGIENISQAIPDGIYLENLKYIEKTKSVVLTGQVLNLKLLSDFIKSLETKFGLKKAELTNLGPEKQGQRSFIISLNFDKDNMVGS
- the aroK gene encoding shikimate kinase AroK yields the protein MIRTKNIFLIGPVGAGKSTIGKQLAKELKREFIDSDSVIEEKCGVDINWIFDIEGEEGFRQREKSVIADILTEKQNIVLATGGGAILDADTRSLLSSRGKVVYLQATIEQQLERTSKDTKRPLLRVDDREGVLKQLMEEREPLYRSIADVVVETNGATVKNIVSKISNFLVEESPL
- a CDS encoding succinate dehydrogenase assembly factor 2; the protein is MLIKSDNPIFYSLDKIKYSARRGMLELDIMLKPYLEEKYIKESIQDKKLFIEFLTSEDNDMFDWLFRGVKSPAKFESLVKKIIKTKKEYNEVNLSK
- a CDS encoding pilus assembly protein PilP → MIFAVISSIKLKNILRFSLFIFLMSVYVSTYASTNSQFVDIDNMIINNKKTLKSTEKLIMPDYGVDIVTFERLSKIRNIFNLSHELPFQKKETSAGQMREKKEADIPEELQQLMTKKKTFLENFPINSFRFKGSVYQGDKDWGVIESSKDTKLYYLKENDPIGESYGIVKSIGNDGIVIQEWKKDTLNNTWKKTDFVLH
- a CDS encoding type IV pilus secretin PilQ → MFFKKKFFIISILSIFIFNLELNAFAADTTSSNMDSSQDMGVGQQNAEKSGIVGREANVSDTSKKNTKYHIKNIEFHRSLNGGAVLGLVFDTEVGSYSNFKTELSKDGYTMKITLKDTSISDSWISDMNTTVFNTIVDSIKISHPNNKSETVFEIHSLDRIAFSDNRKANVLEFKFDRQKSRVEGFNIYEPITVSFKDTPIETVLQVLAEFAGLNLVVSSSVRGNISIDLKNVPWNEVMNIILVSKGLATKKMNSILYVAPAPEIAAQEQLEVQTKRSLENNAVLITEFIPLNYTTATSAQTVITSMANQNGGIMSSRGSITSDVRTNTLIVTDTEANIPKIKEVIKEIDVPNDQVLVEARIVEVSRTATLDLAFNYTIKGPAGTFDFAINTFDSTAITADMVYGKFGGTVGNGVYIGMEIKAQETEGNANLVSSPHLIVSNNETAFIKQGTDVPYNQSTASGAASVAFQEAVLELQVTPQIAPDGYMIMELLVTKNSVLPGKEGQPPPIEKREITTKIMARDGQTIVIGGIYDKEERETQLKVPLLGDIPYIGYLFSNTHIENTDKELLIFITPKIIEREVV
- the pilO gene encoding type 4a pilus biogenesis protein PilO; amino-acid sequence: MIEKLNSLLSHKYVKKVLYMRLRIRLLVTLILFVMFLFIFYMMFVSPVIIEGEKADLETGALKARIVSLIRKEKDLKELEIEVKTLEEHNEKERITIPEKLSVPEFLSILSDNIKKSGVNVTELSPIGVEKDKELDLYALNFRATVTATFDNMIKLFVALLDMQQITIITNMTIAKGNGNVLTMNFDLRTYSRTGV
- the putA gene encoding bifunctional proline dehydrogenase/L-glutamate gamma-semialdehyde dehydrogenase PutA, with protein sequence MNKLLNHSGKYEISSGIMNISNFWLINEKEAVSKLVEKAEMDSIQKAKVRQRAYDLVAAVRKNRLKKSAIDAFMIEYDLSSEEGIVLMCLAEALLRIPDTYTVDLLIKDKLTSAAWKEHVGMEKHLFVNAATWSLMLTGKILRDNKKRSFRKVFQSFVKKTSEPVIRKAMKQAMKIVGKQYVLGETIEEALDVSQKKVERGYTYSYDMLGEAAMTMEDADYYYSQYVYAVEKLAKYANNPLIKDNPGISVKLSALHPRYEVAKHERVHEELYLKLLNLTQLAKEYNVGMNIDAEETERLQISLELVERLAHEPSLEGFDGIGIVVQAYQKRAPYVLDYLANLAKKTNRRFMIRLVKGAYWDAEIKHAQEQGLEGYPVFTRKYHTDVSYQACVKQLFENSKYIYPQFATHNAQTVAVVLELAEGSTDFEFQCLHGMGDALYDNVVGKEEYNGIPCRIYAPVGGHKHLLAYLVRRLLENGANSSFVNRIVDEGLPIEELIEDPVKKAIDHGCGQHPSIPYPKDILAPRLNSKGHNIEDFAQLDKMYATIAKYTDKKNYKAKCIIEGLKVGKDNIEDVINPNTNEVIGCVLNADSEAAIKALKEARRAFPEWNETPAETRAQILEKFADLLEKETEQLIAIAMIEAGKTLANGIDEVREAVDFCRYYAAQARREFGAPIEIPALAEHLKQLELSGRGPMVCISPWNFPLAIFLGQITAALAAGNTVVAKPAEQTPIIAYKAIKLLYKAGLPKGVVQFVPGAGETVGDALVKSPFTKGVIFTGSTEVANIIHQALANKDGEIVPFIAETGGQNAMIVDSSALPEQVTGDVIRSAFDSAGQRCSALRVLCLQEEIADSYIKMIVGAMKELNVGDSKYLETDVGPVIDKEAADNLNAYIEEKKNKFKLLYQVPETEQSKNGTYVLPVMFEISKLSDLGREQFGPVLHVLRFKGNRLKQLVKDINATGYGLTCGVHSRINEVMNYVKNHIKAGNTYVNRNIVGAVVGVQPFGGQGKSGTGPKAGGPYYMHRLANEKLSDVGAIEQVYNPEKLAEDQRNTHRFIKSSYKVTNIIEDIRARQGISTELLNKNNDVIGRMYIATPGMADKAIAISSSAADIWNSTNAEKRAELVEKFVKLLEENRNSIAACIVSESNLDVEDAQIQIDKTLQLVTYYCLQARNEFAHPTRLPGPTGEIDEISLQGRGVAVSICSSDDSLIRFAGQAVAALLAGNTVVAKPAYTGNLTAYNIVKLMLKAGIDKKVIQLVMGDSEELTSALLFNSKVALVAFSGNIRAVKQVQQAIALRRGAIIPFIAESVAKDGKCTKLAIETASPLYMRRFVVEKTVSVDTTASGGNASLMSLEE
- a CDS encoding kinesin, coding for MANDNQSLISILNSIDELELFKNVSEEWSTILNEHNEEMKVKKLYSALIKESIRRETAERLAKDARSYSDLIQEQSKQRLSDLKENLENQITFLRQQIKSLKEESAKNLDYYREQLQKATKRLVENKQ
- the aroB gene encoding 3-dehydroquinate synthase → MITKLNVQPTSSKNYEIILDSELDFSYISNFINQKQVLIVSNTTVEKIYLDKLLDSIKAEVKEVSICILDDGEEFKSQHSLDKIINSLLENNYTRSSTMLIALGGGVIGDITGFAASIYQRGVDFIQIPTTLLSQVDSSVGGKTAINHRLGKNMIGTFYQPELVYTSPQFYKTLPEREYISGMAEVVKYGCISESFFNFLCENIELINKKDSKTLIEMVKKSCEIKAQIVAVDEHDLTGTRALLNFGHTFGHAIEKCQKYKGLKHGEAVGVGMYMAMDFSSFLGLINKDIIEKVSKLLRVFNIPSELPKEIRQEEFYNAMLLDKKNDKGEIKFILMSSIGSLEVIKVEETQVKKFLSKYF